The proteins below are encoded in one region of Pseudomonas helmanticensis:
- a CDS encoding SpvB/TcaC N-terminal domain-containing protein has translation MADQELSIVTPSIEKSSTIATIGKSWGAVGPTGAASFELPVPASAGRGWDPQLSLTYSSQAGNGIFGVGWNLGIGQISRRTHKGVPRYTDHDEIIGHDGEVWMPELDEDGELKSRAESSYNGMAIGPHTVVRYWPLVESDFALRERWQAEPHMPPFWLVHGADGSLHVYGKTAASRRADPDNPMRVSSWLLCESMNAHGEHICFEYLSDDDDADPVHDYRAQRYLHRVLYGNASASANLYAWSNDDPADLHWHFHLLFDYGERSRDMSEKPVYDGIELRPWLQRGDPFSTYGQGFEIGTRRTCQQMLMFHHFAQETGPRPTLVRRLLLEYRNVEPAWTYSQISAAHYQAWDADGRVENTPPVEFDYTAFEINKTATRLFATDTMPGIDDGANYQCVDLYGEGVPGFLARFDQCWYYREPQRGESSPEAIDYGP, from the coding sequence ATGGCCGATCAAGAGTTGAGCATCGTTACCCCATCGATCGAGAAGAGTTCGACGATCGCCACCATCGGAAAAAGCTGGGGCGCGGTAGGTCCGACCGGTGCGGCGTCGTTTGAGCTGCCTGTCCCTGCGTCCGCCGGGCGTGGTTGGGATCCACAACTGTCATTGACCTACAGCAGCCAGGCCGGCAACGGGATATTTGGCGTTGGCTGGAATCTGGGGATCGGCCAGATCAGCCGTCGCACCCATAAAGGTGTACCGCGTTATACCGATCACGACGAAATCATCGGCCACGACGGCGAGGTGTGGATGCCCGAACTGGACGAAGACGGCGAACTGAAGTCGCGTGCAGAGTCGAGTTACAACGGGATGGCGATCGGCCCGCACACGGTCGTGCGTTACTGGCCGCTGGTCGAAAGCGATTTTGCTCTGCGCGAACGCTGGCAAGCAGAACCGCATATGCCGCCGTTCTGGTTGGTACACGGGGCTGATGGCTCATTGCACGTTTACGGGAAAACCGCCGCCAGCCGCCGCGCGGATCCCGACAATCCAATGCGAGTGAGCAGTTGGTTACTCTGCGAGAGCATGAACGCCCACGGCGAGCACATCTGCTTTGAGTACCTGAGCGACGATGATGACGCCGACCCGGTGCATGACTACCGCGCCCAGCGCTATCTGCACCGGGTGCTCTACGGTAACGCCAGCGCCAGCGCAAACTTGTATGCGTGGAGCAACGACGATCCCGCTGACCTGCACTGGCATTTCCACCTGCTGTTCGACTACGGCGAGCGCAGTCGCGACATGAGCGAAAAACCCGTGTATGACGGCATCGAATTGCGACCCTGGCTGCAACGCGGTGATCCGTTCTCGACGTACGGCCAGGGTTTTGAAATCGGCACCCGCAGGACTTGCCAACAAATGTTGATGTTTCATCACTTTGCGCAAGAAACCGGTCCCCGCCCGACACTCGTCCGACGCTTGTTGCTGGAGTACCGCAACGTCGAACCGGCATGGACGTACAGCCAGATCAGCGCCGCCCATTACCAGGCTTGGGATGCCGATGGCAGAGTGGAAAATACCCCACCGGTCGAGTTCGATTACACAGCGTTCGAGATCAACAAGACCGCGACACGCCTGTTTGCAACGGACACCATGCCTGGCATCGATGATGGCGCTAACTATCAATGTGTCGACCTGTACGGCGAAGGCGTTCCGGGGTTTCTCGCACGGTTTGACCAGTGCTGGTACTACCGCGAACCACAACGCGGCGAGTCGAGCCCGGAAGCCATCGATTACGGCCCCTAG
- a CDS encoding toxin TcdB middle/C-terminal domain-containing protein, which translates to MPVANRRQPVQQWLTDLTGDGRLDWISAQPGNSGFFTLSADRKWRLFNTFKMVPVELTHTLAQLGDLVGDGLSSLALIGPRAVRLYANQREDGFARAEDVAHEIDDDRLPVFSNSATELVFLGNMLGSDMSELCRIRYNEIKCWPNLGHGKFGKGQVISALPFTYAGFNAAQVRIADLDGSGAPALIYLKSDAFEIYRNHGGNGLEQTPVIVPWPEGIRYDQLSRVTLTDAQGLGCASLILSVTHIEPQRWRYDFVAAKPYLLNATNNNMGCSTRVSYRSSAQAWLDEKSERLAKQPLVAPACYLPFPVQVVSQQLQEDEVTGNRTMQMTEYRHGVYDGREREFRGFGRIQHTDSESATGNDEVGFTAPVRVCTWFHTGQSMTAPREGYFTEDSEAVALGGTLYSRYHLGDEYDETVTPPDADTEYEIARTLVGSIIRSETYAADDDSLLPYTVQEHRYLVREVRPRGEHDPAAVLLPLALEHISYAYDRFIDDPQCRHEITLRRNRYGLPTHALTVSYARRRDPTDTPPFTDPDEQQWWLDAHDQAQQSYYLSEARARYIDLDADPQQWRLGMPWQQRNNALVLPKGELPTGLDPQQIGYEALNAHLDSAHWNTGRVLTMQSIQRYLKSADMSPLPEGQSDFEALVAPLELAQMDKTALDAYGDLPGFDIRAALKEIGYTAMPPLFEPAPLPDAEENLWSSHYGYAQYAGPDSFYKVLKYRETLSHGWTTAQYDDYCLAINSVELPDQCTTRIIYDYHALQPTCIVDANENLHEALYEPSGQPLATSFHGTENGIAAGFESLSEYLRPVDYRPDAAIDNPAAAVQKAASTLRKDLFSWMGQLPPDTEGASQWIAQGYILPSGHIRASARLRLHRNAFKTHTEQVLSQRIASARREPVYRVLLSADRYPHDDVPAQIQIIKACVDGFGRALQTQQLVAPGQAYEVSADGALTLDRGELREVFAESRWRISERVEYNNKGLAVRQFRPFFADSHGYVNDVSLREHGYFDQQFYDPMGRPVKLINAQGHFSRETYHPWYHTSEDFNDTDESRA; encoded by the coding sequence GTGCCTGTCGCCAATCGCAGGCAGCCGGTGCAGCAGTGGCTGACCGATCTGACCGGTGATGGACGTCTGGACTGGATCAGCGCGCAACCGGGCAACAGCGGCTTTTTCACATTGAGTGCCGATCGCAAGTGGAGGTTGTTCAACACATTCAAAATGGTGCCAGTGGAGCTTACCCACACCCTTGCGCAGTTGGGCGATCTGGTCGGCGACGGACTCAGTTCACTGGCGCTGATCGGCCCACGCGCCGTGCGCCTGTACGCCAATCAACGTGAGGACGGTTTTGCCCGTGCCGAAGACGTCGCCCATGAAATCGATGACGACCGTCTGCCAGTGTTCAGTAACTCAGCCACTGAGCTGGTGTTTCTGGGCAACATGCTCGGCAGTGACATGAGCGAGCTGTGCCGGATTCGATACAACGAAATCAAATGCTGGCCCAACCTGGGACACGGCAAGTTCGGCAAAGGCCAGGTGATCAGCGCCCTGCCCTTTACGTATGCCGGGTTCAATGCGGCGCAGGTGCGAATAGCCGATCTCGACGGGTCTGGCGCACCGGCTCTGATCTACCTGAAATCCGACGCTTTCGAGATTTACCGCAATCACGGTGGTAATGGCCTGGAGCAAACACCCGTGATTGTTCCGTGGCCGGAAGGCATTCGTTACGACCAGTTGTCCCGAGTGACGCTGACTGATGCACAAGGCTTGGGCTGCGCCAGTCTGATTCTGAGCGTTACGCACATTGAACCGCAGCGCTGGCGTTATGACTTTGTCGCAGCCAAGCCTTATCTGCTCAATGCCACCAATAACAACATGGGCTGCAGCACTCGTGTCAGCTATCGCAGTTCCGCACAGGCATGGCTTGATGAAAAAAGCGAACGACTGGCAAAACAACCGCTGGTCGCTCCAGCCTGCTATCTGCCTTTTCCCGTGCAGGTGGTCAGTCAGCAATTGCAGGAAGACGAGGTCACTGGCAATCGCACAATGCAAATGACCGAATACCGTCACGGCGTCTATGACGGACGGGAGCGCGAGTTTCGCGGCTTCGGCCGGATCCAGCACACCGACAGCGAAAGCGCGACGGGAAATGACGAGGTCGGCTTCACCGCACCGGTCCGGGTGTGTACCTGGTTTCACACCGGGCAATCCATGACCGCACCCCGCGAAGGCTACTTCACGGAAGACTCCGAGGCCGTGGCACTGGGTGGCACCTTGTACAGCCGCTATCACCTCGGTGATGAATACGATGAGACGGTGACCCCGCCCGACGCCGATACCGAATATGAAATTGCCCGCACACTGGTGGGGTCGATCATCCGCAGCGAAACCTATGCCGCCGACGATGATTCGCTCCTGCCATATACCGTCCAGGAGCATCGCTATCTGGTGCGTGAAGTACGCCCTCGAGGTGAGCATGATCCCGCAGCCGTGCTGTTGCCGCTGGCACTGGAACACATCAGTTATGCCTACGATCGCTTCATCGACGACCCACAATGCCGGCACGAGATCACCTTGCGTCGTAACCGTTACGGCCTGCCGACTCACGCTCTGACGGTCAGTTATGCACGCCGCCGCGATCCGACGGATACGCCGCCCTTTACTGACCCGGATGAACAGCAATGGTGGCTCGATGCGCATGATCAGGCCCAGCAGTCTTACTACCTGAGCGAGGCCCGCGCACGCTACATCGACCTCGATGCAGACCCGCAGCAATGGCGGTTGGGTATGCCGTGGCAGCAACGCAACAATGCCCTGGTATTGCCCAAAGGGGAGCTACCCACAGGCCTCGACCCGCAACAGATCGGTTACGAGGCTTTGAACGCGCATCTGGACTCAGCCCACTGGAATACCGGGCGAGTACTGACGATGCAGTCAATACAGCGTTATCTCAAGAGTGCAGACATGTCGCCGCTGCCCGAGGGGCAGAGTGATTTCGAAGCGCTGGTCGCGCCGCTGGAACTGGCACAGATGGACAAGACCGCACTGGACGCCTACGGCGATCTGCCAGGTTTCGACATTCGCGCGGCACTGAAGGAAATCGGCTACACGGCGATGCCACCCCTGTTCGAACCGGCGCCCCTGCCAGACGCCGAGGAGAATCTCTGGTCCTCGCATTACGGCTACGCGCAATACGCAGGTCCCGACAGTTTCTACAAAGTCCTCAAGTACCGTGAAACCCTCAGCCACGGCTGGACGACGGCGCAATATGATGACTACTGCCTGGCAATCAACAGCGTCGAACTGCCGGACCAGTGCACGACCCGGATCATCTATGACTATCACGCGTTACAGCCGACCTGCATCGTCGATGCCAATGAAAACCTTCATGAAGCCCTCTACGAACCGTCCGGGCAACCACTGGCAACCAGTTTTCATGGCACCGAAAACGGCATTGCCGCCGGTTTCGAGTCCCTGAGTGAATACCTGCGCCCGGTGGATTATCGCCCCGATGCAGCGATCGACAACCCGGCGGCCGCCGTACAAAAAGCCGCCAGCACTTTGCGCAAGGATCTGTTCAGCTGGATGGGCCAGCTCCCGCCTGACACAGAAGGGGCAAGCCAATGGATTGCACAAGGTTACATCCTGCCCAGCGGACATATTCGCGCCAGCGCACGCCTGCGCCTGCATCGCAACGCATTCAAGACCCACACCGAACAAGTCTTGAGCCAGCGCATTGCCAGTGCTCGCCGTGAACCGGTGTACCGCGTTTTGCTGAGTGCCGACCGCTACCCCCATGACGACGTCCCGGCACAGATACAGATCATCAAGGCTTGTGTGGACGGTTTCGGCCGGGCGCTGCAAACCCAGCAGCTTGTCGCTCCTGGCCAGGCGTATGAGGTGAGCGCCGACGGCGCGCTGACACTTGATCGCGGTGAGCTGCGCGAGGTCTTTGCCGAGTCGCGCTGGCGCATCAGCGAACGGGTCGAATACAACAACAAAGGCCTGGCAGTGCGGCAATTCCGGCCGTTCTTTGCCGATAGCCATGGCTACGTCAACGATGTTTCCCTGCGCGAGCACGGCTATTTCGATCAGCAGTTCTACGACCCCATGGGCCGGCCGGTCAAACTGATCAATGCCCAGGGCCATTTTTCCCGTGAGACCTATCATCCTTGGTATCACACCAGTGAAGATTTCAACGATACCGACGAGTCCCGAGCATGA
- a CDS encoding RHS repeat-associated core domain-containing protein: MNANVAWRTPSLVVSDGRGLPVRQVAYLRTFAADAAEVLVSRFQHDPAGRAVAQWDPRLPMASQVTVYGLSGEPLAVHSVDAGWRLTLPGVAGEALERWDERGSHWRTTFDEQLRLLTQENLTQADIETCIYADANADPALNLRGRLITLRDASSSSDFESFSLAGQSLRETRTFHDDMAFVSQRVYSPAGRLLEHTDAGGHRQRLRYDVAGQLNFSQLRINAQPDWKPVLRYAQYDAAGQITEQQTANGVVSQWLYEPENGRLRRQSSAIGTQPALQDLEYAYDAKGNCTRILDHVFSVSHFANQRVDGERLFSYDSLDRLHSASGYDDGPPSDIPGLPQPTDPHNRLNYTQTYTYDHSGNLIRLRHVRAGASHTREMSIDPASNRGVRWKAGDPLPDFASLFDRHGNLLALQPGQPLQWNTRDQLARITLIHRDNSADDQEQYGYSQGVRVYKRHERHTTSVSHFDEVRYLPGLEIRTRDNVEELHVIIVASGFGDARCLHWTGEPPTIDSDQLRYTLNDHCGSSLMELDQQARLISHEGYYPFGATAWLRARSGLEVSYKTVRYSGREMDVSGLYYYGARYYAPWLQRWISADPGGDVDGLNLYAFVGNNPMNYFDDAGLNRSPNELKRLISWNMQALSSIDQKMSTLQGQLINLQHPGKWRTTLARNVAYQVGSAATGWFTSFNAATFASEAMPGLSADLIGLTLGNNIADRSVGTYDTLVEQLTLNSPIVPRTSTFNRDAIAAELQPPSALPSREKYDVRSREGLQQLAVDGISKVVGAYVPGVGEAMALGSLAQQANEAEEGLSSLKLAKIHSTLDELDAMVTRLTASTNTAFAELGINEFYDEQNGMRSYLVDLALNRVGTAKAKMLRQSDAKQLVGFARNNIGTTREFLNTYQQKVPIIRNRYRGK, translated from the coding sequence ATGAACGCCAATGTCGCCTGGCGTACGCCATCACTCGTCGTCAGTGATGGCCGCGGCTTGCCGGTGCGGCAGGTTGCCTATTTGCGCACGTTTGCCGCAGACGCGGCCGAAGTGCTGGTTTCACGTTTCCAGCATGACCCGGCAGGCAGAGCGGTAGCGCAGTGGGATCCGCGCCTGCCAATGGCCAGTCAGGTGACCGTGTATGGTTTGAGTGGCGAACCACTCGCTGTTCACAGCGTCGATGCCGGCTGGCGTCTGACATTGCCCGGGGTGGCCGGTGAGGCGCTCGAGCGTTGGGATGAGCGCGGCAGCCATTGGCGAACCACCTTCGATGAACAATTGCGCCTGTTGACGCAGGAAAACCTCACACAGGCAGATATCGAAACCTGCATCTATGCCGACGCGAACGCCGACCCTGCCCTCAACCTGCGAGGGCGATTGATCACGTTGAGGGACGCGTCAAGCTCCAGCGACTTCGAAAGTTTCAGCCTCGCCGGTCAGTCGCTGCGCGAGACCCGCACCTTTCATGACGACATGGCGTTTGTCAGTCAACGGGTCTACAGCCCGGCAGGCCGCCTGCTGGAACACACCGATGCCGGCGGACATCGCCAGCGACTGCGCTACGACGTTGCCGGGCAGCTCAACTTCAGCCAGTTGCGAATCAACGCCCAGCCCGACTGGAAACCGGTTTTGCGCTACGCCCAGTACGACGCCGCAGGGCAGATCACCGAACAACAGACCGCCAACGGAGTGGTCAGCCAATGGCTCTATGAACCTGAGAACGGCCGCCTGCGTCGGCAATCCTCTGCTATCGGCACGCAGCCGGCTCTGCAGGATCTTGAATACGCCTATGACGCGAAAGGCAATTGCACGCGCATCCTCGATCACGTTTTCAGTGTCAGTCACTTCGCCAACCAACGGGTCGACGGCGAACGCCTGTTCAGCTATGACTCGCTGGACCGCTTGCACAGCGCAAGCGGCTATGACGATGGCCCGCCCTCGGACATTCCCGGCTTGCCGCAGCCAACCGACCCGCACAACCGCCTCAATTACACACAGACTTATACCTACGACCACAGCGGCAACCTGATCAGGCTCCGCCATGTCCGCGCGGGTGCCAGCCATACGCGCGAGATGAGCATCGACCCCGCCAGCAATCGTGGCGTGCGCTGGAAGGCGGGCGATCCGCTACCGGACTTCGCCAGCCTGTTCGACCGCCACGGTAATCTGCTGGCCTTGCAACCCGGCCAGCCGCTGCAATGGAACACCCGCGACCAACTGGCTCGAATCACTCTGATCCATCGCGACAACAGCGCCGATGATCAAGAGCAGTACGGTTACAGCCAGGGCGTGCGGGTCTACAAGCGCCATGAGCGGCACACAACGTCCGTCAGCCACTTCGACGAAGTCCGTTATCTGCCCGGCCTGGAAATCCGCACCCGCGACAATGTCGAGGAACTGCACGTCATCATTGTCGCCAGCGGATTCGGCGACGCGCGTTGCCTGCACTGGACAGGCGAACCGCCGACAATCGATAGCGATCAATTGCGCTACACCCTCAACGATCATTGCGGTTCCAGCCTGATGGAACTGGATCAGCAGGCGCGTCTGATCAGTCACGAAGGTTATTACCCGTTTGGGGCGACCGCGTGGTTGCGCGCCCGCTCGGGGCTGGAGGTCAGTTACAAGACCGTACGTTATTCAGGCCGGGAAATGGACGTCAGCGGCCTTTATTACTATGGCGCAAGATATTACGCGCCGTGGTTGCAACGCTGGATCAGCGCGGACCCTGGAGGCGATGTCGACGGGCTGAACCTGTACGCATTCGTCGGCAATAACCCGATGAACTATTTCGATGACGCCGGGCTCAATCGCTCGCCCAACGAACTCAAGCGACTGATCAGCTGGAACATGCAGGCGTTGTCTTCCATAGATCAAAAAATGAGTACCCTTCAGGGCCAACTGATCAACCTGCAACATCCAGGGAAATGGCGCACGACGCTGGCCAGGAACGTTGCTTATCAAGTCGGCAGCGCCGCCACCGGCTGGTTTACCTCGTTCAATGCCGCCACGTTTGCCTCCGAAGCCATGCCCGGGCTTTCCGCTGATTTGATCGGCCTGACACTGGGCAACAACATCGCCGACCGGAGCGTTGGCACTTATGACACGCTGGTGGAACAACTGACGTTGAACTCGCCGATTGTCCCCCGCACCTCTACCTTCAACCGTGATGCCATTGCGGCAGAGCTGCAGCCACCATCCGCGCTCCCCTCCCGCGAAAAGTACGACGTGCGCAGCCGTGAGGGTTTGCAACAATTGGCGGTGGATGGCATCAGTAAAGTCGTCGGCGCCTATGTGCCCGGTGTGGGTGAGGCCATGGCCCTGGGCAGCCTTGCACAGCAAGCCAATGAGGCCGAGGAAGGCCTGTCATCGCTGAAACTGGCAAAAATCCACAGCACTCTCGATGAACTCGATGCGATGGTCACGCGATTGACCGCATCGACCAACACCGCGTTTGCCGAACTGGGAATTAACGAGTTTTACGATGAACAAAACGGAATGCGCAGCTACCTGGTTGACCTGGCACTCAATCGGGTAGGCACAGCCAAGGCGAAAATGTTACGCCAGTCTGATGCGAAGCAGCTTGTGGGATTCGCCCGTAATAATATCGGGACCACTCGAGAATTCCTCAACACCTATCAGCAAAAAGTCCCGATCATTCGCAATCGGTATCGGGGCAAATGA
- a CDS encoding RHS repeat-associated core domain-containing protein, with product MSANLHFRTPRLQVIDNRGLPVRVVDYLRTAAGQTSESLITRQVYDFNARLTAQWDPRLFGASPKANLNTVHGLAGSPLKIDSVDAGWRVTLPGLADEVLQRWDQRGNHWRYHYDALLRPIEIVENEQTRHEQFTYGDNDANAGDNLRGQLLTLQDSSGISNWPNFSLLGQPLVQIRVFDDGISHRSAQTYSPLNQTLTQTDAGGHRQNLHFDLAGQLRQVTLMCHGASQLQPVWLDMQYNAAGQLIEQHAANDMRSRCHYDPRDGRLNRSQASIPGQAAQQHLVYGYDRIGNVLHIQDLTFQPVYFANQLIDGERHFEYDSLYRLTRASGHDASPTSDLPGRPLPSDPQNLRNYTQHFVYDQGNNLTRLVHAREVGGYTRQMLVDPASNRALHWKEADPLPDFAAFFDAHGNQRKLQHGAALFWNAHDQLRQVTLLEHDNGLADDCEVYVYSQGERVGKRHQTHTASATHYLQVRYLPGLEIRTRDNGEELHVITLPGSVRCLHWREKPPAHVENNQLRYSLDDHLGSSLIEVDQLGRLISRETYYPFGGTALWLPSSSTAVDYKTLRYSGKEMDVSGLYYYGMRYYAPWLQRWISADPAGDVDGLNFYAFVGNDPLGNIDLGGTETLRLKGLDAIIASSLRGDERRRQRNAPGLARQSLSKAIDRHLNILAISLRRGIDAQQQILNHRSSTDFAVSSLRRGGVHLTGQIVSYGAGIAVGIGAQALGAVAPGAGNVVGVAMGFAAKKTVSALWDYAAERTGASASIKFKASRISMEKIILKAEYKTMSPINYIQQKYSKMLPDTQKGALKGIKEGASTAVGLAAKSFAPDMASEVSATASGLLGAVEIVHEMVGGSGELSAEKIAKGDRNLTNLIGALNSNLAAITAQFEMTGVSAMNTFSFFGENAGDSVESLTQATRSVIGELTYARTMLRSHSRKFTQV from the coding sequence ATGAGCGCCAACCTCCACTTTCGAACGCCTCGGTTGCAGGTAATCGATAACCGCGGATTGCCCGTGCGTGTCGTCGACTACTTGCGCACTGCGGCGGGTCAAACCAGTGAATCGCTCATCACTCGCCAAGTGTACGACTTCAACGCACGGTTAACGGCACAATGGGATCCGCGTCTGTTCGGCGCATCGCCGAAAGCCAACCTCAACACCGTTCACGGTTTGGCCGGCAGCCCGCTGAAAATCGACAGCGTCGATGCTGGCTGGCGCGTGACCCTGCCTGGGCTGGCAGATGAAGTGCTGCAACGCTGGGACCAGCGCGGCAACCACTGGCGCTATCACTACGACGCGCTGTTGCGGCCGATTGAAATTGTCGAGAATGAACAAACCCGGCACGAACAATTCACCTATGGCGATAACGACGCCAACGCCGGAGACAATCTGCGTGGGCAGTTGCTGACGTTGCAGGACTCTTCCGGTATTTCCAACTGGCCGAACTTCAGCCTGCTCGGCCAACCACTGGTTCAGATACGGGTCTTCGACGATGGCATCAGTCATCGGAGCGCACAAACCTACAGCCCGCTTAACCAGACATTGACGCAAACCGATGCCGGTGGTCATCGACAAAACCTGCACTTTGACCTCGCCGGGCAACTCAGGCAGGTGACACTTATGTGCCACGGTGCCAGCCAGTTGCAACCTGTCTGGCTGGATATGCAGTACAACGCCGCCGGACAACTTATCGAGCAGCACGCCGCCAATGACATGCGCAGCCGCTGTCATTACGACCCGCGCGATGGTCGGCTGAACCGATCACAAGCGTCGATTCCCGGACAGGCTGCGCAGCAGCATCTGGTGTATGGCTATGACCGTATCGGCAACGTATTGCATATCCAGGACCTGACCTTTCAGCCCGTGTACTTCGCCAACCAGCTGATCGATGGCGAGCGGCATTTCGAATATGACTCACTCTACCGGCTGACCCGCGCCAGCGGCCATGACGCCTCCCCGACCAGTGACCTGCCCGGTCGTCCGCTGCCCAGTGACCCGCAAAACCTGCGCAATTACACCCAGCACTTTGTTTACGATCAGGGCAATAACCTGACTCGACTGGTGCACGCGCGCGAAGTCGGTGGCTACACGCGGCAGATGCTCGTCGACCCTGCGAGCAACCGTGCGCTGCACTGGAAAGAGGCAGATCCGCTACCCGATTTCGCGGCATTTTTTGACGCCCACGGCAATCAGCGCAAACTCCAGCACGGTGCTGCTCTGTTCTGGAACGCGCACGACCAGTTGCGTCAGGTGACGTTGCTCGAACATGACAACGGCCTGGCGGATGACTGCGAAGTCTATGTCTACAGCCAGGGCGAGCGCGTCGGCAAACGCCACCAAACCCATACCGCCAGTGCAACGCATTATCTTCAGGTGCGTTATTTGCCAGGTCTGGAAATTCGCACCCGCGACAACGGCGAAGAACTGCATGTCATCACCCTGCCCGGCAGCGTGCGTTGTCTGCACTGGCGGGAAAAACCTCCCGCGCATGTCGAAAACAATCAGCTGCGTTACAGCCTCGATGATCATCTCGGCTCAAGCCTGATCGAGGTGGACCAACTCGGCCGGCTCATCAGCCGCGAAACCTACTATCCGTTCGGCGGCACGGCGCTGTGGCTCCCCAGCTCAAGCACGGCGGTGGACTACAAGACTCTGCGCTACAGCGGCAAGGAAATGGACGTCAGCGGTTTGTACTACTACGGCATGCGCTATTACGCGCCCTGGCTGCAGCGCTGGATCAGTGCCGACCCGGCGGGGGATGTCGACGGACTTAATTTTTATGCATTCGTGGGCAACGATCCGCTCGGCAATATTGACCTTGGGGGCACTGAAACCCTAAGGCTCAAAGGCTTGGATGCGATCATCGCCAGTAGCCTCAGGGGCGACGAACGCCGGCGCCAACGCAACGCTCCCGGCCTGGCCAGGCAATCACTTTCAAAAGCGATTGATCGGCACCTGAATATCCTCGCCATCTCGCTGCGGCGTGGCATCGATGCGCAACAGCAGATTCTCAATCACCGTTCGAGCACCGACTTCGCGGTGTCTTCCTTGCGCCGAGGCGGTGTCCACCTTACCGGGCAAATCGTTTCCTACGGTGCCGGAATAGCCGTCGGTATCGGCGCCCAGGCCTTGGGGGCCGTCGCTCCGGGGGCGGGCAACGTGGTGGGGGTTGCCATGGGATTCGCCGCGAAAAAAACCGTCAGTGCCTTATGGGATTATGCAGCAGAGCGCACCGGAGCCAGTGCTTCGATCAAGTTCAAGGCCAGCCGGATATCGATGGAAAAAATCATCCTGAAAGCCGAGTACAAAACCATGTCGCCCATCAACTACATCCAGCAGAAATATTCAAAAATGCTTCCCGACACGCAAAAGGGTGCATTGAAGGGCATCAAGGAAGGAGCCAGCACGGCCGTCGGACTGGCAGCCAAATCATTTGCTCCCGACATGGCGAGTGAAGTCAGTGCTACAGCCAGTGGCTTGCTCGGCGCGGTGGAAATAGTTCATGAAATGGTGGGTGGGAGCGGTGAACTTTCGGCAGAGAAAATCGCCAAGGGCGATCGCAACCTGACAAACCTGATCGGCGCATTGAACAGCAATCTGGCCGCGATCACCGCGCAGTTTGAGATGACTGGCGTCAGCGCCATGAACACCTTCAGTTTCTTTGGCGAGAACGCTGGCGACTCGGTCGAAAGCCTGACCCAGGCCACTCGCTCAGTGATCGGCGAACTGACCTACGCGCGCACCATGCTGCGTTCCCACTCGCGCAAATTCACTCAGGTCTGA